From Lolium perenne isolate Kyuss_39 chromosome 5, Kyuss_2.0, whole genome shotgun sequence, a single genomic window includes:
- the LOC127299762 gene encoding NDR1/HIN1-like protein 10 encodes MSKEKSCCGSLFTFIIGVGFVILIYWAIFQPHHIRATVVSAALTNLTVAANNATVSYRLAVTLDLYNPSLRVGIYYDSLEPELRARGGASLGGPATSSPAEFLQRRKSRDTVSLEFDGTTGVGVPSDVAGQLKKEAGSGAVSFEVAVDGRVRYRFASIKIRQKPKIWCALTVNVKPEGSSSGSVGGALDSAHRCSVKY; translated from the coding sequence ATGTCCAAAGAGAAGTCCTGCTGCGGCAGCCTGTTCACCTTCATCATCGGCGTCGGCTTCGTCATCCTCATCTACTGGGCCATCTTCCAGCCCCACCACATCCGCGCCACGGTCGTCTCCGCCGCGCTCACCAACCTCACCGTGGCCGCCAACAACGCCACCGTCTCCTACCGCCTCGCCGTCACCCTCGACCTCTACAACCCCAGCCTCCGCGTCGGCATCTACTACGACTCCCTCGAACCCGAGCTCCGCGCCCGCGGCGGCGCCTCCCTCGGCGGCCCAGCCACCTCTTCCCCGGCCGAGTTCTTGCAGCGTCGGAAGAGCCGCGACACCGTCAGCCTGGAGTTCGACGGGACCACCGGCGTTGGCGTCCCCAGCGACGTCGCCGGGCAGCTGAAGAAGGAGGCGGGCTCCGGGGCGGTGAGCTTTGAGGTGGCGGTGGATGGGCGGGTGCGGTACAGGTTCGCCAGCATCAAGATTCGGCAGAAGCCCAAGATTTGGTGCGCGCTGACGGTAAATGTCAAGCCGGAgggcagcagcagcggcagcgtCGGCGGCGCCCTCGACTCCGCCCACCGCTGCAGCGTCAAGTACTGA